A section of the Acropora muricata isolate sample 2 chromosome 4, ASM3666990v1, whole genome shotgun sequence genome encodes:
- the LOC136915466 gene encoding uncharacterized protein codes for MQLRKMIKSCLWSGVAVSAIFLLIGLTKGQEPQRLYKVNEVGNSLVDGKYCGDQIMQLFTHYCFNQGRKRRSVFLNEQEATSFLLHNTQRHRRQASSSQATNVWEECCIEGCAHEEVKEYC; via the exons ATGCAATTGAGAAAA atgATTAAGTCCTGTTTATGGAGCGGTGTTGCAGTTTCTGCTATTTTTCTCCTCATTGGATTAACGAAAG GACAGGAACCTCAGCGGTTATACAAGGTGAACGAAGTAGGAAACAGTCTGGTAGATGGAAAGTACTGCGGGGATCAAATTATGCAGCTATTTACCCATTACTGTTTTAATCAAGGGAGAAAACGCa GATCAGTGTTTCTAAACGAACAAGAGGCCACGAGTTTTCTCCTACATAATACGCAGCGACATCGAAGACAGGCGTCGTCCTCACAAGCAACCAATGTTTGGGAAGAATGCTGTATCGAAGGGTGCGCTCATGAAGAAGTGAAAGAGTACTGTTAA